The Verrucomicrobiota bacterium DNA window TAAGTCCTTTTTTGGTAAAGCCCTTATCGGGGTCAGATGGTCGCTCCAATCAATCCAGGAGAGGTCGACGAATTTTTGGGTTATAATTCTCTTTAGATAGGCCGTAATTTGTTTCCAGGTAATCGAGGATCTTTGGTTCGATGTCCCCAAGTTGCCACAGGCCGTTTTTTTCCTGCATCATCCGGATAATTTTTTCCCAATTATTTCGATCAAGCCGAACGGCGGTAAAACCCTTTGTCGAATGACAAAGCATACAGTGGGTCGCCACTAATTTCCAATTGTCGGCGATGATCAGGCCGGTGGCCGGATCCGTTTTTGTTTCCTCGGCATTTAGGGCAAACAGGAACGTAAATAGAACCATCCAGGCGCTAATGTGACACAGCATTTTTGTTTTCATCTTAGGCAACATAAACAGCGATTCGGTGGCAGGAGTTGTTCAAGTAACCCTTGGGATTCCAGCCCGGAATTAACATCGGCTGGGAGGTGCCCTCCGAGTCAACCGCCCGTGCCCATACTTCGTAGTAACCTTTTTTAGGAAATGTTATTTTGGCGCTCCATTGTTGCCAGGCCAGGCGATTGATGGGTTTTTTAAGATCTGTTTTAATCCAGGTTTGCCCAAAGTCGATTGAGAGCGAAACACTGGAAACGGCCAGATCGCCTGCCCAGGCATGACCGTTGATTTTTAGCGAGTCCTTAACCTCGATTTCCGCCCCGCTTTTTGGGTGAGTGATAAGGGATTTCACCGGCATCGACTCGATGATTTTCATATCTTCTTCCGGAACCGATGCTCCAGCCTTCACGGGGAATTTGGGAACTTGATACGAGCCTTCTGTCATTTTCGTTCCGTCGTGAACAATGTTACGAATATCAATTTGTTTAACCCACTTTCCGGATGTCGATCCAGGCCATCCGCCACAAACCATACGCAACGGGTATCCATGATGTTCAGGTAGAGGTTCACCATTCATTCCCCAGGCGATCATGGATTCTTTTTCAAGTGCCTTTGCGATTGGAACACCTCTGGAAATCGCATCCTTTTTGGGGTCCTGACTGAGGTGCTGATCAGCTGAGTGGTAGGCCACATAGACTGCGTCATTCTTAATGCCGCAATCTTCGAGAACATCCTTGAGTCGTACACCATTCCAAACGGGGCAACCCACGGCTCCTACCGTCCACTGATTTCCGCTGGCAGGAGGGTAAAACTCAGCGCGACCGTTTCCGCCACATTCGAGGGTGAGTGCGAGTTCGATGTTCTTAAAATTTGTTTTCAGATCCTTCAGTGTGTAGGTCTTCGTTTTAACGACCGATTCTCCTCCAATGGTTAAGGTCCATGTATTGGGATCGGCATTGACTGGAGGAAGTCCGTTGTTTCTGACGAATAATCGGCTGGCCGGTGTGACGGCGTCGTTTAGGAGATGTGCGGGGGTTTCGGCGTTGAGGGGCCTGTCATTTAAAATGGTCAACCCTGGTTTACCTGGAATGCTAAATGGCTCCGAAGTTTGCGCCAACAAAACGGGGACCAGGCCTTTGGGCATCCAATTCGCAAAAACGATATTGGCTCCGAGAGCAGTGGTCATTGCTTTTACGAAGGAGCGCCTGCTGAAGCCTTCAAACGGATTCGGTATATTTTCTTTTGGGTTCATAGAATAGAAGAACAGTATCTTTTCTACACGACAAGTAATGGCGTATCGGGTTCTCTCGCAATTTTTTTGTGAGCTTTCCTGCATTTTCCCCCAATTCCGTCTTCGTTTCTGAGTAGGTTCCAGCACATTTCCTTTTCTCAGGGACGATTTTTCTCAACCTTTTTGAAAAGTGTCTGTTAGTCTGCCGAGATATGATATTCGACCAGTTCAAACTCACTAATCGCAA harbors:
- a CDS encoding sulfite oxidase; translation: MNPKENIPNPFEGFSRRSFVKAMTTALGANIVFANWMPKGLVPVLLAQTSEPFSIPGKPGLTILNDRPLNAETPAHLLNDAVTPASRLFVRNNGLPPVNADPNTWTLTIGGESVVKTKTYTLKDLKTNFKNIELALTLECGGNGRAEFYPPASGNQWTVGAVGCPVWNGVRLKDVLEDCGIKNDAVYVAYHSADQHLSQDPKKDAISRGVPIAKALEKESMIAWGMNGEPLPEHHGYPLRMVCGGWPGSTSGKWVKQIDIRNIVHDGTKMTEGSYQVPKFPVKAGASVPEEDMKIIESMPVKSLITHPKSGAEIEVKDSLKINGHAWAGDLAVSSVSLSIDFGQTWIKTDLKKPINRLAWQQWSAKITFPKKGYYEVWARAVDSEGTSQPMLIPGWNPKGYLNNSCHRIAVYVA